The genomic DNA CTTGGGCTAGATAaagtttatgttttagtttatCGACATCAATTATCTTTGTATGACTTTTCTAGTGCATCATCTCCTTCTCATTTGCAAATTAAGATCTTTCCTTCTTCCCTGCTTCTTGTTGGCTTGtctgtttagtattttcattgtAAGATTATGTTTGTTTTGTAGCCCAAATATTTTAATCGATCCATTCTGTGGAAATAGTTTAAATATAATTCAGTAGAAAATGTTCTCGAGAATTTTAAGATTATTAAAATGTCTGGAAATTTGTATTATTTTATTCTTCAATTTCCATTTGTCACATTAAGTCATTTAATGATGGTAATGATAATTAGGTGCCAAAATGATCAGACATATTAAGCTTTGCGAATGTGGtggtgtaaaattttataaggagGTAAATTTGTAGTGGTGAAAATAATTgccttgtttatatatatatatatatttatatatatatatataaatataactcTTCTGTCACTAATTTCGATCCGGTTCGTTTCGATCAACTCTCCCTTAACAAACCCTCGAACACTCTGCACGCACAATTGTTGCCCTTCATTTGCTGCTCCTTGTCCATGGCGACTACAGGATTCCATTGGGCCCGCCCCACATTCGGTACTCCGGTAGGAGCGGCAGCAAAACCCTTCCTGGCCTCCCGTTGCTCCTCCACTCGCGTCCTAGCCTTCCGCCGAAGCGACCTCAATTCGTTCGCCCAGCGAGTGGCCTCCGGCGAGGTCCTGCGGGACGCGTGGCGGAGCGCCAACAATGGGATCGAGCAGTTTGCTTCGGAGGCTCGACGCACAGCCGAACGTCTCGACCGTCAATACTCACTCTCTCGCCGATTCGACTCCGCTACCCGCGCAGCTGTCGCACGAGCACGGGAGATCGATCAGGATCTGGGTATTGGGCGGCGGTGGAGGTCATTCTCCGTGGACTTCTCTAGAAATTGGCCTAGGGTTCGTGTTCTCCAATTTCACTTGCGGTCCAGCATCGTTTTTTACCCTCTATTTTCCCCTGTAATTCTTCATattttattccttttttttttgttctttcttgCAGTACAGGAGAGAGCTCAATAATTTTCTACAAACACCACTTGGAAGAGGACTTGCCGTGAGTTAATTTATTCTTGATCCTCAATTCTCTTCGCTATTTCTTGgtgtttggtatttttacgaTTGACTATCCATCTTGGATCATTGTGATAATCTAGTTTTATTTGAAAATTGGTGTTTGATATGTTTACAATTGGTAAATTTAGCGCTACTTCTGGGCTGTTCTTGTTGAAGTACAAGGACTTAGCATTCTAGCTATTTATATGTAGTTACATCTTCTGTTTTTCTTGATTTGCTCTATTTATGACTTCTGCTCGAGCAGTGAGCTTTCATCCCAAACTTGGTGCTAGCCGTACCTTTTTTATATGGTTGACTGATCATTATCTGACCATTCAGCTCGCCAAAACTTGTTGGTTCCTTCCTGGTCTGCCAACTTGCCTCCTTACGTTTTCTATATATTAATTAGTTTAGTATATTTATTAGATACTTTATAACATATTATTTTAAGCCAATTTTTGACTAAAATAATGTTTGCTCTCATCTATCTATGTAGAGATTCAAAAGACTTATCTTATGTATTTTGATCAATCTCTCTTTAATTTTGTTATGTCCTTGAAATTTATGCTGTTTTAGTGGATTGATTGCATGGCTAAATCCATATCTAATCCAAGGAGAAAGAACACCAGTACTTTTTTCCATTTATTGGCGACAAGGATTACTCATTTTAGTACTATTGTTTGCTCATTTATTGTTCAGTCAGATTATTCAATATTCCCCTTCTCCTGGAATTGCTGGATGAGAATACAGTCAAAATTTTCCCTTTGATCATTGATTTTCAAAAACCATGGCCTCCACAAAGACAGAAATAATTCATGTATCTCCTTGAGATGGTGTTGGTAACTAATGTTATCCTTATTCTTGGCCCCATGTCCCTGGAAATACTGGATGACAATACAGTCAAATGTTTTCCTTTGATCATTTATTTGAAGAACCATTGTCTCCATGAAGACAAAAACAATTGATGTGTTTCTTTGAGATGGTATTGGTAACTATATTTCTCTTGTTTTTGGCATTACCATTACAGACTTATAGGCAATAAGTGTTTCTGTGATAGCTTGATTGATTCTTCAGTTTTAGTAGTAGAAAAATTGCCCTTACATGGGCCATCCCCCAAGTCCTTGATTTTTCTCCTAACAAAACTTTCTAGGGAGAACTAAACTAATTGGAGCTATCAGGCCAAATAGActtcatattttactttgtgtagTCTGGTGGAACCTTCAAGGTTTTAGTTCATTGACGTTAATGTTCAAAGTGTTATATGTGGTAGCTATAATGAATAATTAAAGCATGCTATGCGAATTGCAATTGTAAAACATGTGTATTACTTTGAAACAGTCTAATAAACACACTCTTCTGCTAGGAATAAATCCTATCTAGATTGGACATGTTTGAAGAAGTAGTTCCTTTCCTTTATATTAAAATAACAGTTGTTGTTTTGAATCTTATTCAAAGTTTTGTTCTTGTTATTTTTAGTATTATCCAGGCTTGTTAACTTGTTTGATATGCATGATGCTAAATTTTCCAATCTGTACATGTTTCTGTGCTTTGGTAGTTTCATACTTTTATCTTGCTGTTCCTGCAGACTGTCTTCTTTTGTTGGTTTGCATTGTCTGGATGGCTGTTCAGATTTTTTATCCTTGCTACATGGATCTTACCATTTGCTGCTCCTCTTCTCATGGGAACACTTGCTAACAATTTTGCTATTCAGGTAATTTCCAATGCATTAAATGTTTGATGTTTCTTTTATATGTTAATTATCCTCCATTTAGTTTTGAAGTAACAGTGCATTTCCCATATTCAGTTTCTTAACGGTCATTGATAGAATATATAGATGCTTTTTGAGTATGTTAGTTGACCACTTGCAACAAAAGTTTTTTGTGTGGGAAGGGGCTCCAGGGCGTAGTGCAAAAGGTGGACGTATGACATCTCTAGCGTAATGgcggtcgattctcaggaattgacgacctggggtttaccccaccatgtgcGTACCTGCATGTacttccctccatatccgtggggccggcactagggggggccgttaatgtagcggatctacattttttttttgtgtgggAAGGGACCAATCTTTACATTATATTGTTACAATTTCCTCTCACATATAGGCAAGTGGACTCACTGATCCAAGTCCAACATGTGGACCTTAATTGGGGATAATATTGTTGCCTAAAACATCATAATTATTCTAGTACCATGGTAAATATGCTGATCTTTGTCCTAAAAGATTGGGGTTTTAGGAACAGAATAAGCATATATTTCGTTGTTACTAATTAAAGCGCAAAATGTAGTGAAGTCTTATTTTCACCGAAGTGGAATTGATTGAAGCGAGAGCCTGTATCTTTTATGATCTTTTTGGTTGTCTTTTTCTAGCAGCTCTGTTCTGTCAGTTTTTCCTTGGTTGTCAAGTGAAGAGAAGAATATGAGTAGTTATTTACTTATCTGGATTGCCTTTTCATTGTTATATAAGTATTTTTAATTTGTATTGCTCCGTTTAGGATCTCATAATTTGATTTGTTTTAACTTCTGTATTCAAACATCTGTTAGTGACTTCCATATATGCGCCTTGAGTGTTCTCCTTGTTCTTGAAATCAAGttgcactgaaataataaatttgAAACTGATACACCAAGGACATAGCGGTAACTGGATCTGGCCGTTTAGTTCTCTTACTGATTCTAGATAAGCTTTTGGTCAATGTTTTATATGTAATTTTCATTACATGCAAATCTCAAACAACTCCTAAAGATCGACCCAACATGAACCCCCTAGATTTTCGTAGAACACACTTTAGCGAATGAAATGTGTGTCAGTTTTCAATGACTCAATTCAATTGCTCCTGACCATCAAAATGTTCATCATTAACTCGGGGTAATTTGGACGGAAGTTGAAGCAACAATAAACACCCAGGACTAAGTTGAGATTCTTGTCTTTTTAAATTACAACACCGAACTTATATAGGGGGTCAAACTTCACGAGCCAATCCGAAATTATCCCTCTTGTTATAATGAAATTAGATTTACCCCATTTCTTGACTCGGCTATAATGGGAAATGGGCAATCTCCAACAGAATGAAACTGAAATGGATATTTACCTTCAGTTGGAAGGAACTGATCTTTAACTAGAACATTGTCTTTAACTGTGGTAGTTTATCTTATTTAAATAAGGTGACGTATGTTTTGATGCATTGCCATGAACTGAGCAACtctcaatattttattttctcatcaATCAAGCTAAATATATTTGTAATGATCCAGAGCTTGTGATTGGCTATATAAATGCACCATAATTCATGTAGCATGTGTCGACTATATGATGCGAGTCATGGGCAATATGAGAACATGACTGATACTGCAGCAATTTGGATTTGTTAATCTGTTGCATAATTTAGTCCATACATTTTTTTGTCACGAAGGAATTTGAAATTCATTATTTGATTTAAATATCATTCTGCCTTAAAAGGAAAAGGCTTGTGAATTCTCGAGGAGACAAGGTCTATTGTCAACCCAATGTATAATTGACATACTATTGTTATGGAGTGATTCCAACTTTATTTTTACTGCACTTCTACTAAAAATTAGGATCATAATAAGTTTTTCCCCTTACAGGGTACATGTCCTGCTTGCAAGAGGAAGTTCATGGGCTCCCGATTCCAGATGATTCGTTGCACAGGCTGTGGCAACATTGTATGGCAGCCTAAAGACAACTCCTCTAGCGGTCGTTGGAATCCTTCCTCTAAAGCGTCTGAGCAGGACGTTATTGACATAGAAATTGAGGAGAAATAGTGGTCATTATGCTATAAAACAAGGCATGTCCTTCATTTGAAATGTTCTTTGCACCAAAGTGTTTTGTACATGCAATTTACAAGAAGATTGAGGCATGATCTTACAATTCATGTAATGTAAAATGTCGTGAGTTTTAGAAcggtcatctctttttgctcgATGCGCAGATGCCATGTATTTGTAGAGTTAAAAGGTTTCATTTGATTGGTTTCCCTATATTTAAATATTCAAGAATTTGTATTTTAATCTCTAGTTAAATATTGCTAGAGGTaaatcttttctttctttttgttgtgtGTTTACACATTGCAAGGTGGGGGAAATGAACAGTTTCCTCAATTACTTTAATTTATTCGAACCCGATAAACTCAATTTGTGAATATGTACAAAGTAAGCAGGTTAAAGAACTGGTAACCCACTTTTTTTTTTGGTCAAAGTAttatatttaacttaattttgagtAGTTCCGAGAATGCTGGAGAGTTCCGGCCTGACCTCTTAGGAGCCGGATTTCTCTTGGAAGGAGATGGATTTTGAGGCCCTGGAAGGTTGTTGTGAGATCTATGTTTATAGCGGAAAGGGGCGGAGATGCTTAATATTTTGGAGTTCCAGATAGTCCTCTCAATCCGGTGAGCTGAACTGACATTAATCTTTGAAATAGGAATATTTTGCATTCAGAGTTCGATTTTTCAATGTTAGTGAGCTGAGAAATCACATTTTTAGTTATTTAAGTTATGGCATGTGGTTGCCGGGTTCAATTTTGTATTAATCAAATTTCTTGTTTGTATTCTATTGGGCTTTTATACGTTTGCATTTGTGACTTGAAAATGCTAGTGTCCAATTTTAAGTAAGTTTAGCCCCTATACTTTAAGTGATTCATTTCTGCTAAAATTTTCCATACTCCATACGGCTGCTGgtgttggatttgaatttttaattcacATGAAATAAAGTTGAATTATATGATACGTACCTTTATCTCTGAACCTTAACTAAAGGGATTACCGTTGTGAGCTTCAGCCAGACACGGTAAATGAGAGGGACGCAGTCGCGGTCTTAAATCCTGAAAGGAAAACAAAGATAGGTTGCACGATTGGTCCTGCGTGAGATGATATGAAAACTGGCAGAGGCATGAATGAATTTTGCAAGGCTTAATATGTCCAATGGAGATCATGAATCACATGAGAAGGCTATTGACTTAGTAAACGAATACAACGACTCAGTCCAAGGACAACGTTATTTTCACAATGCTGGATACTAAGGTATGTGCCTCTCGTGAACATCACTTAGTTGTAGTATTGACTTAGCAGGGTGTATTTCTAAAATTCTTGATATTGTTTGTATCCATTCTTCTTGAGATTTGCAACAAGCATTGTACTGAAGGTAATCATGCAGTCAACTAATATTCTATTAAGGGCTCAATATTTGCTTGAAATTACATGCATTGTACTCAAAAAGTCTAAACTACAAACATAGAACAAGAGGTCTTTCATCATTCAGTCATATGCCTAGAAGGTTACTTTGGTATTGCCTAATATCGAGTTTTAATTATTAATAGCTGCACAAGGATTTCTGGCATCCTGACACAAGTTCTCTATTTTCATTTCCAATATATTTAATAGTATTTTTTTCTTGCTTTTGTGGAAGATTGAGCATCTTCCATGTTAAAAGTTAATCTTATTGTTTGAAGAAGTAAAAAAATTGATGACaaatttgttttacttttctTTCAATTCAAGTTCTTTTTTTTTCCCCTCAAAGACAAAAATCTAGAAATTAACCTACCCAACAGTTGCTGGCTAATATGTTTGTCAATTTAGATCGGTATAGTCAAGGTTCACTGGATATTCGCTTGCTTATACTACTCTTTGTCCAAAGTGAAAGTAATCGAGAGTTGAA from Zingiber officinale cultivar Zhangliang chromosome 4A, Zo_v1.1, whole genome shotgun sequence includes the following:
- the LOC121971267 gene encoding uncharacterized protein LOC121971267 — translated: MATTGFHWARPTFGTPVGAAAKPFLASRCSSTRVLAFRRSDLNSFAQRVASGEVLRDAWRSANNGIEQFASEARRTAERLDRQYSLSRRFDSATRAAVARAREIDQDLGIGRRWRSFSVDFSRNWPRYRRELNNFLQTPLGRGLATVFFCWFALSGWLFRFFILATWILPFAAPLLMGTLANNFAIQGTCPACKRKFMGSRFQMIRCTGCGNIVWQPKDNSSSGRWNPSSKASEQDVIDIEIEEK